GGTACTTGAAAAGAATAAAAGTTTAAGAGAATAAGACAAAATGGGTGCACCATTATATTCATTGTGTGATCTTTGGTTAGGGCATATAATAGACAGGGTGAGGcttaatatacacacacaacacaGAGAGTGAGGCATAAACTGACGGCGTCACTGTCCTCGAGAGGGGGACACAGTAGCGAAAGCGATTGGCTGACGGTCAAACGACGGCGTTTCAGGCGTCCTTTGTCGGATTGTCGGTTCCGTATTTCTCCGTCAGTCACAAAACACACTTCTGAATACACTCAAGAACTAGAAAAAATTTGCtagttttggaaatttttgttCAAACACTTAGCCGTTGAAAAACCCGTACTAGGCTCACGCgtataaagagagaaatcaTACAGATAACACAGTGCATGAGTATGCAAAAAAAGCTCGTACATGTTTTACACttgtccctctctctctctctctctctctcagctcaGGTCCATATAATGCGAATTTTTTCTGTTGGGATTTTTGGTACTTGGGCGGGGTTTTTTTTCTGTGCCTCCAGGTTCATTGTGTGTGACTTGCTGATTATCGAGTGGAATATTTATATGTGTCATGTTATATAGTCTCACTTTGACTGAAACGTAATAGTAATACAAAGTATAACAGGCTTTTGGGTGCATATATTGCTAAAGAGCCTTTGGCATTTGtgtgtataaaatatatattctataaaGGTCTGCACCATTCACGTCAAAAGAGCATGCCTCTGGGCTCTGGCTTTGGAAGTGGATGAATAGGTTGTGTACCCGTACATTGCTAGAAATTATTCGCAGAGCTAGCTCAAGCAGTCAGAGTTTGCCGGGTTACACAGGTCCCCCTATCACTCTCTACCTCAGgtttgattctctctctctctctctctctctgagttttttattctttgttttatttacaCATTACAATTTTCTAgactctttaaaataaatatttgccAATCCTAGAAACAACCTTTGATCTTCATAGTTCATTCCAAACGTGATCTCTTTTATTGGGCTTCCCTACAATTATTACCAAAGTCAAGTACATTAAAAACCACTCCTTCAAACTTCCGAGCCTACAAAAACACCCAACTCTTAATACAACACAACTTTACTTCTCATTCTAAAGCCTTTTGTTAAAGTTTCATTGATCAGCATCGATCCAATAGCTAGTGacatttcttcaaaaaaaaaatttgcagaGACAACAAATCAACAATATGCAGGTGGCAAACAAGTCAGGAATCAGAATGGGGAGTGGCATAGCCATGAACACCACAGTCGACGCAGGAGCAACTCATGAGGTGCTGAACATGGAGAGCCCATACGAGACAGTAGGCCAGCTGGCTTCCTCCAATGCAGTGGTGGTGTTCAGCATGAGTGGCTGCTGCATGTGCACCGTGGCCAAGCGCCTCCTCTTCGGCCTCGGCGTGGGACCCACCATCATCGAGCTCGATGAGCACCCCGCCGGCCACGACATCCAGGCCGTGCTCTATGACCTCTGCCCTGATGGCCAGCAGTCCATTCCGGCCATCTTCATCGGCGGCAAGTTCTTGGGTGGCATCGAGACCCTCATGGCTTACCACATCAATGGCTACCTTGTGCCTCGCCTCAAGGAAGTTGGGGCTCTCTGGCTTTGACTTCATTTCAATATGGAAGATACTAAATTATCCAACTTTATTTACTATGTTCCTAGTTGTTTTTTTGATCTAGACCTTGTCTTTGTCATtatgtttttctctctatagGTTAATTTTAGGTTAAGTTGGGAGTAGTTGTACAAAGTGGGACTAAGAAGTGGCAGAGTGACCGGAGCTTTGTTTCTTTGTCTTCTGGTTATTTACTACTAGCGAGAAAGCATGGGGTAAAAGCTAAAAAGTGACTCTTGTTTGCATAGATGCAATTGTATTCAACATCTATTGCAATTTAAACACATGAAAAAACTTGGAATATTGTTATCTATTTCTTGGAATGGCTTTCCAATTTAACTGTAGTTTTACACTTTTACTGTGTTATTTCCCCTTTTTTTCAGTCTTTTTGATAAGGATGAGCTTGGAATGCCATTGATTGAGTCTGTAAAAGACTTTGTTTTATATTAAGCAAAAATTTTAGGGCCAAGTAGCCGGAATTTGTTGGGCCGGCGGTGGAATAAGAGGGTGTGACATAGCCATGCATGATAAGATATGACAGGTCATGATCCGTATGAAATTGTGAGTGTATGCATACCATGCCAAACCACAAGCCGCATAGATACACATACGGCCTAAGCAATAATTACTGATTAATGATATCTTCAAGAAAAATTATGGATTAcctaattattttgtttttttctttgccaCCAATATCTAAGTTAATCATTGCTGCGTATGATTTTCCTTATCCATATTGATCATTAGTGAATAACAATATGTACTACTGTACCATGCATTCGAGTAGCCAGTAGTTTGGGCTTTGATCTTAATGTTTTCAAACTTTCAATTACAGTGCACAGATACACAAATACAACATGCATGATGCTATATATACCTTGATTAAACTTTCAAAGTAGCTTCTAATTAAAGTCTGATATGTATAAAGTAAGTGACGGCTCCAAgaattttgtttaaagtattccttaaaaagcataaattacacaatttttttttttttagcctttaAGTAATTAGGTTTGATTCAATGTTATTAACTCCATCCCGTAAGTAATATATGTTTGATGGGggaaaaataatattgtaataaaaaataataaaaggttgAAAATTATGTTGTATTGGTCAGTGTGCTTAGTCAAAGGAATTAAGCCACTGCCCAGCttattatagttttattatcaatttttttcagattttagtttttttttttttagttttttttttcttgaaagaccccaatatattgttaagttgctcaaattatagaccaaagtttaattttattgacattaaaaaaaaattcagggtggttccaaaattttttttaaacgtaaataaatataaaatttaaaaaaaaaaaatatatatatatatatatatatatatatatatatatatatatatatatatatatatattcaggtCATAAGGTGGTGCCGCCACTGTACAAAGCAACTCAAACTGTGCAGTttcatatacacacacacacacacacatatatatatatatagaaagttCATTTTGGTGGACTTTATCACTCTacacaaaaattaatattgacCACTaccattttgatatttcaaaacATAGAGCATTTACTTcctaaaaaaattagcttttagcaatttaaaaagttactttatttattttatcatcttattttacaatacacgcAATATCAAAAGTTCGATTTTAACAtataacatattaaaataatataaacaatttctACTCACAAACAACATTCAACAACCTTATAACACCCATACCAAAGGCCAATCACTTACCCACAACCACATAACACCCATACCCACAGGCAAACATCCATATTAGCAATCCACCATTCATACTCACCCCATAAAATTACTTTGAAAACTTAGaaaaattgcaaaataaaaTCCCTATACACCATTTCATCTTCAACCTCaagtcaaaagtcaaaactccTCTAGCACACCATGGCAGAACTCATCTTCAACCTCAAGCCAAAAGCCAAAACCCACAGCAACCACGACAATTGGTGTGACCCATGGCCAAGACCAGTAGACCACCACACCAACGCAACCCACAACCCACTAATAACCCAACCACCACATCCCGATCAACGATTTACCATCAATGCAATAACCCACAACCAAATCGAAACCCACCAACCCAACCACCACAACCTGATCAGATAGAGGGGAAAAATGACGCGCGCGCgcgcgagagagagagagagagagagagagagagagagagagagaattcatGAAGATTAGATGCAAccgaagagaagagagagagagagtgtgtgtgaacAAAGACAAGGAGCTGAATaaattactcttatttttgtataaCACTTAGCTATAAGGAACTACTAGAAATGATAGTTTACTGTAGctgtgttaaatttttttaagtataccACTTTTGATGTTGTGGATATTTTTAATGTATTAGGTGCTAAATAGTTGGTGTGATTCCTGTGAATACTCTTATAAGATATTTTTAGGTATAAGAGCATTCTCACTTTTCCTCTCATACGCTCCACCTTTTCTGCCTTTTTGCGCCTCTCCTTCTTGttttccctcttcttcttcttttttcctggTTCTCTCTTCTCCCACTCCTGTGCCTCTGcctactctctcttcttctttttttcttcgttCTCCCTTAACCCAAGCCGTGCTTCCCTTCCCTTAACCCACGCCGCTAAACCCATCTGCGCTTCACTACTCCCTTTGACCAAATTAAACCCACCATCACAAACACGACCTCTTCTCTTTTTCCTCGAattgaacccacaaccacaAACCAAAGCATTCTCTCCCTAATCGACCCACAATCACAAACACAACCACTTATCTTCTTCCTCTGACCAAATTTACTCTTCTCTCCCTGaccaaacccacaaacccagtCTTGAAACCCATATTCTCATCTCAAAACCAAATATTCAAGGGAGGGGATTAGGCTTCCATTTGGGTCAGACTAAAGCTCCATGGGTTATtagattttggtttgggttagGAATTTTGTGGGTCTTGTATTGCTGTCACAAGCTTGTCACAAGTTCATCACCAATTGGGACAAAACTTCTAGCAAATTCAACTCTAAAACAGGTTAGTTATATTTGTCAATCTTTCTATGATTTTAGTCTGAATCTTTTTGGAGCTAGTCATATGATTACACAAATGGATTGGTTGTTTTATTAATGTTATATCTTGATCCTTTTATGGTGTGATCAATGCAAATTTGGTTGCTTTTTGAGAATTTGTGTTCAGATTTTGTTATCATGGGCTGCAATTGTAAGCTTGAGAAAAAGTCCTaaacaaagaatgaaaataaaaataaaaacagatgcAGTGGAATTCTGATGGATTACTTAATGCCACATGCACTagaattttatttccttttatttgtttGCTAAGAGAACTAAGGAAAATATTTGGTTTTCATTGTTCATGTACTAAAAGTACATGGTTACACTTTTCGAAGTGGGTTTTTGGCCATTACTTCAGTTCAGAACTCTTTGCTGAGTTTGTTGACATGGAGAATGCACAGAAAATGTTTGATGAAATGTGTGAAAAAGATGTGTATCTCTTGGAGTGTGATAATTAGTGGTTATGTGCAAAATGAGGAAGCTCAGGTTGGTTTGTAGGTGTTCAAAGAGATGGTTTTTGAGGTTGGCATTGAACCATATGGTATAACTATGGTAGGTCTCCTTAAAACATTTGCTAGTTTAGGGGACTTGAATATAGGAAGAATGGTTCACGGGTTGGTGATCAGTAGAGGTTTTGGTTTTGAAGTGTATATGGGGAATTCTTTAATTGATATGTATTCTAAGTGCAATGATGTCAAGTATTTGGGGGGCACTTTTGAGTGCTTGTAAAAGCCATGGGAACAGCAAGCTTGGCGCAGGAGCTGTCTCTCAATGTTCTTGAGTTTGAGCCTTTAAATTCATCAGGTTATTTGCTTGCATTGAGCATGTATGCATCAGGTGAATCATTTGTTGATGCTGGGAGGATGAGAAGGTTGGTGAAGGAGAGAGGTGTGAGGGTTGTTGCTGGGTACAACTTAGTGCATGTGAACAACAAGGCATGTAGATTTTTAGCTGGGGACAAGTCCACCCC
The sequence above is drawn from the Castanea sativa cultivar Marrone di Chiusa Pesio chromosome 5, ASM4071231v1 genome and encodes:
- the LOC142633662 gene encoding glutaredoxin-C9-like; translated protein: MQVANKSGIRMGSGIAMNTTVDAGATHEVLNMESPYETVGQLASSNAVVVFSMSGCCMCTVAKRLLFGLGVGPTIIELDEHPAGHDIQAVLYDLCPDGQQSIPAIFIGGKFLGGIETLMAYHINGYLVPRLKEVGALWL